The following nucleotide sequence is from Deltaproteobacteria bacterium.
GAAGGGTTGAAATCACAGCGCAGAACCACGGTTTTGCAGTGGATGTGGATTCTCTGAAAGGGATTGCTGAACTTACGCATATAAATCTGAATGATAAAACAGTGGAGGGGCTTGCACATAAAAAACTTCCGCTCTATTCTGTCCAGTATCATCCAGAGGCGTCCCCCGGACCTCATGATGCAAGTTATCTCTTTAAAAGGTTTGTGGATTTGATGGAGGGCAGATGGTCGCTGAACTTGATTCAGGAAGTAGGGGGGTTGCGTCCATCATAAATGAGCCTTATATCCGGGTTTGCTTTTAAAAAGTTCTTTATGTTTTGCAAGGTAATAGACGATTGCTATATTAAGCACGAGCGCACCTATACGAAACAAAGTCTGTGCCTGAATAACCTCATACACCTCAAAAGGAATAAATAGCGATGTGGCGAGGACAGTAAGCCATTCAGCCCACCGCCTTCTTTTATAAAGTCCATAAGATTCTGTAAGATTAAGTGATGCAAAGAAAAACATGCCTGTCCCTACGCCTATGATTGTCCCATTCCCAACCATGCCCAACCTTTTTATGGCACTTTCTACATAGTAATTATCCATATCAAGATTAAAGATGCCCACAATCTTGTTTGCAATCTGTCCCATATCTTGATTGATAAGGCTTATTGCGCCAATGGACAAAAGAAAACATACTATTCCAAGAACAAGTTTTTCAATTATTATGAATTTTAGAAAACCTTCGTGTTTTTTCATAGATGACGGCTTTCCCACAGCATTAGAGAATCAATATAAAAAGGATAAATAGTATATATAAAAAACCATTTACTGATAAAAGTAAAGGGGTTATTTTTATATTTCTGATTGTAAAAAGATACAGCCACCCTGCTGCCATAAGTGTAATAATGCTGCTTGCTGTAACAGTAAGGTTTGTTGTCCATGGTGTAAGAAATATACCTATTGCAGGCAAAAGGCTTCCTTGAAAGACCATTGCACCTGTAATATTTCCAACTGCCATAGTGTCCTTGCCGTGTCTTATCCATATAATGCTGTTTACCTTTTCAGGAAGTTCTGTGGCAATCGGGACAATAAGAAGTGAAAGGGCTATTACAGGCACCTTTAGGATATTAGCCAGATGTTCAATCCCTGTCACAAACCCTTTTGCCCCAATGATTATGAATGTCAGGGCAGCGAGGAGTTGAATAACAACAAAAAACATATGGTCTTTAAATATGGCAGAAAGATAAAGACTCTTTCTTTCTTCAGTGGTATGTCCATCCTTTGCAAGGGTTTTACTTGCCTTTACTGTTTCAAGCACATAGTAAAAATATGACATGACAAGGACTATAGCAATAAAGACCCTTAAGAGCCGCCATGCAGGTGGTGTAAATGCAACAAAAAAGGCAAGTGAGAAAGCAAATAAAAAGAATTCCAAGTCCCGTTTAAAACCAGAATGTTCAGGGTTTATTGTGGTTTTTTTCCTCTTATCTTTAAATATGAATGCAGCCATGCCCATAAGGAATATGGCAATGGTTGAAAGCATTAAAGGTGCACCAAGTATGGCGCCGACACCCACCTCTTCACTTATTTTCTGGGAATTGCCTGCAAATATTGCTACAAGCGGGACCATTGTTTCAGGGAGCGCTGTGCCTACTGCTGCAAATATGCTCCCGGTCACACCTTCTGAAAACTTTAGTTTTGCTCCAAGTGATTCCACAGCATTTGTAAAAACTTCGGCAGCAATCACAATGATGACCAGAGAGATTAAAAGTATGATTAAGTCAGAAGCCAAATTAAGTTACACTCCTTTAATCCAAAAAAAGCGGTTGCCCCGAAAAATAAAAACTTAAATGCATTTTTCGGGTTAACTATGGGGCTTGGACAACCGGGGACAGCCCCTGATGCCCCTGATAGAATCAATCAGGGGCATTCAGGGGTAAAATCTGTCCCCAAATTTTCACGCATCACGTATAACGCACACGCACAACGGTTTTTTCAGATACCGTCAATTATCGCATTCAATGCTGCGCTTGGACGCATTGCCTTTGATGTCTTTTCAGGATTTGGAAGGTAATAGCCTCCGATGTCCTGCGGCTTTCCCTGAGCGCCAATAAGTTCTGCATTAATCTTTGCTTCATTCTCTGCCAGTTCTTTTGCAGGCTTGGCAAAATGTTTCTGGAGTTCTGTATCTTTAGTCTGCGCTGCCAATGCCTGCGCCCAATATAATGCAAGATAAAAATGGCTTCCCCTGTTGTCTATCTCGCCGACCTTTCGGGCAGGAGACCTGTTGAAATCAAGGATTTTGCCGATTGCCTCATCTATTGTGTCTGCAAGCACCTGAGCCCTTTCATTCTTTAATGTATTTGCCAGATGTTCCATCGATGCCCCAAGGGCCTGAAATTCTCCAAGGGAATCCCATCTTAA
It contains:
- a CDS encoding DUF2127 domain-containing protein; its protein translation is MKKHEGFLKFIIIEKLVLGIVCFLLSIGAISLINQDMGQIANKIVGIFNLDMDNYYVESAIKRLGMVGNGTIIGVGTGMFFFASLNLTESYGLYKRRRWAEWLTVLATSLFIPFEVYEVIQAQTLFRIGALVLNIAIVYYLAKHKELFKSKPGYKAHL
- a CDS encoding sodium:calcium antiporter, producing the protein MASDLIILLISLVIIVIAAEVFTNAVESLGAKLKFSEGVTGSIFAAVGTALPETMVPLVAIFAGNSQKISEEVGVGAILGAPLMLSTIAIFLMGMAAFIFKDKRKKTTINPEHSGFKRDLEFFLFAFSLAFFVAFTPPAWRLLRVFIAIVLVMSYFYYVLETVKASKTLAKDGHTTEERKSLYLSAIFKDHMFFVVIQLLAALTFIIIGAKGFVTGIEHLANILKVPVIALSLLIVPIATELPEKVNSIIWIRHGKDTMAVGNITGAMVFQGSLLPAIGIFLTPWTTNLTVTASSIITLMAAGWLYLFTIRNIKITPLLLSVNGFLYILFILFILIL